One stretch of Chitinophaga pendula DNA includes these proteins:
- the trxB gene encoding thioredoxin-disulfide reductase, with product MENTQQKEHVHLLIIGSGPAGYTAAIYAARANLKPVLYQGIQPGGQLTITTEVENYPGYPEGVQGPEMMVDFEKQAARMGADIRYGMASSVDFSKKPYTVTIDEEKEITADAVIIATGASAKWLGIPSEQRLNGSGVSACAVCDGFFFRGKEVAIVGAGDTAAEEALYLSKMCTTVHMLVRRDEMRASKIMQDRVLKTSNIIVYWNSETDEVLGDKKVEGVRIRNSKTNEVKEVPVSAFFVAIGHQPNSGIFANVLDMDEQGYIQTVPGTSRTSLEGVFACGDVQDKIYRQAVTAAGSGCMAALDAERYLSALEHHA from the coding sequence ATGGAAAACACACAACAGAAAGAACATGTGCATTTACTAATCATAGGTTCTGGCCCCGCAGGTTACACTGCAGCCATCTACGCCGCCCGCGCTAACCTTAAACCTGTCCTCTATCAGGGCATACAGCCCGGCGGACAACTCACCATCACCACAGAAGTAGAAAACTATCCGGGATACCCCGAAGGCGTACAGGGCCCCGAAATGATGGTGGACTTCGAAAAACAAGCAGCGCGCATGGGCGCAGACATCCGCTACGGCATGGCTAGCTCCGTCGACTTCTCTAAAAAACCATATACCGTCACCATCGACGAAGAAAAAGAAATCACCGCAGATGCTGTCATCATCGCCACCGGCGCCTCCGCCAAATGGCTCGGAATACCCTCCGAACAACGACTCAACGGTAGCGGCGTTTCCGCCTGCGCCGTATGCGACGGATTCTTCTTCAGAGGAAAAGAAGTAGCCATCGTAGGCGCCGGTGATACCGCCGCCGAAGAAGCACTCTACCTCTCTAAAATGTGTACCACCGTCCACATGCTCGTTCGCCGCGACGAAATGCGCGCCAGCAAGATCATGCAGGACCGCGTACTCAAAACCTCCAATATCATCGTATACTGGAACTCCGAAACAGACGAAGTCCTGGGCGATAAAAAAGTAGAAGGCGTCAGGATCCGGAATAGCAAAACCAACGAAGTAAAAGAGGTCCCCGTAAGCGCCTTCTTCGTAGCCATCGGCCACCAGCCCAACTCCGGCATATTCGCCAATGTCCTCGATATGGACGAACAGGGCTACATCCAAACCGTTCCAGGTACCAGCCGCACCAGCCTCGAAGGCGTATTCGCCTGCGGCGACGTACAGGACAAAATCTACAGACAGGCAGTAACCGCCGCCGGCAGCGGCTGTATGGCAGCCCTCGACGCAGAACGCTACCTCTCCGCCCTCGAACACCACGCCTAA
- a CDS encoding sigma-70 family RNA polymerase sigma factor produces the protein MRQLKIATQITNRDSQAVEKYLQEISKIPLLTPEEETVLAQRIKMGDQKALERLTTGNLRFVVSVAKQYQHQGLSLSDLINEGNLGLIKAAQRFDETKGFKFISYAVWWIRQSILQALAEQGRLVRLPQNKIGTYNKANKAYMAFEQENEREPSTEELAEILEMSESEINNIFQSNTRHMSLDAPVHEAEDVAMGDLLEGGDITDDDVMRDSLREEIRRVLKSLSPREAEIVNAYFGLDGENGATIEQIGQKYDLTKERIRQIKERAIKRLQKARYSGALKSYLG, from the coding sequence ATGAGGCAACTTAAAATTGCCACCCAGATCACTAACCGTGATTCGCAGGCGGTAGAAAAATACCTGCAGGAAATCTCTAAGATCCCTTTGTTAACACCTGAGGAAGAGACCGTATTGGCGCAACGCATTAAAATGGGTGACCAGAAGGCTCTTGAAAGATTGACTACAGGAAACCTCCGCTTCGTAGTATCCGTTGCTAAACAATATCAGCACCAGGGGCTCAGCCTCAGCGACCTTATCAATGAAGGCAATTTAGGTCTGATCAAAGCAGCGCAACGCTTCGACGAAACAAAAGGTTTTAAATTCATTTCCTACGCTGTATGGTGGATTCGCCAATCCATCCTGCAGGCTTTGGCAGAGCAAGGTAGATTGGTTCGCCTGCCACAAAACAAAATTGGCACCTATAACAAAGCCAATAAGGCGTATATGGCATTCGAACAGGAAAACGAGCGGGAACCGTCTACAGAGGAATTGGCCGAAATCCTGGAAATGTCCGAATCGGAAATCAATAACATCTTCCAAAGCAATACCCGACACATGTCACTGGATGCTCCCGTACATGAAGCCGAAGACGTAGCCATGGGCGACCTGCTGGAAGGTGGCGATATCACCGACGACGACGTGATGCGCGACTCCCTGCGTGAAGAAATCCGCCGCGTACTGAAATCCCTCAGCCCTCGCGAAGCAGAAATCGTAAACGCCTACTTTGGTCTGGATGGTGAAAATGGCGCAACAATCGAACAAATTGGTCAAAAATACGATCTCACCAAAGAACGTATCCGCCAAATCAAAGAACGCGCTATCAAACGCCTGCAAAAAGCGCGTTACAGCGGCGCACTGAAATCTTATCTGGGATAA
- a CDS encoding dihydroneopterin aldolase, which produces MLTIALEQAHFRALHGLYAEEQIIGTDYLLDIKVQIPGTLAVEDLSDTVNYEGLYAIAKNIMAIPQQLLEQVVTDISDAIKTQYPEIQHSIVTLRKVNPPLGGNVKHSMVAIEKNY; this is translated from the coding sequence TTGCTTACCATCGCTTTGGAACAAGCCCACTTCAGGGCCCTTCATGGTCTATATGCCGAAGAACAGATCATCGGCACCGACTACCTCCTCGATATCAAAGTCCAGATACCGGGCACCCTCGCCGTAGAAGACCTCTCCGATACCGTTAACTACGAAGGCCTATATGCCATCGCCAAAAATATCATGGCCATCCCGCAACAATTGCTCGAACAGGTAGTAACCGATATCTCCGATGCCATCAAAACCCAATACCCCGAAATACAACATAGCATCGTCACCCTTCGTAAAGTAAATCCCCCCCTCGGCGGTAACGTAAAACACTCCATGGTCGCCATCGAAAAAAATTATTGA
- a CDS encoding DUF4249 domain-containing protein, which translates to MRTKNLFLLLLAGCLIQACEKDINVNLHQQEEKLVIDGKIENGRYPYVVLSNSLDYYAQISVSTLLKSFVHHAEIIVSNGNSTMKLKEYAEPIAPGISLYHYSVDSTALNTAFKGQFNATYSLEVKVDGKVYKANTSIPANNMVLDSAWWRRARVNDDTSYARLAIKVTDPATSGNYARYFTKRNTEPYLPGLTSVLDDQVVNGTTFELSVDAGVDRTKKLDKDTYSYFKRGDTVTIKFCNIDKNTYDFWRTLDYAYVNTGNPFASPVQIIGNIPGALGYWGGYAAVYKTIRIKK; encoded by the coding sequence ATGCGTACGAAAAACCTCTTCCTGCTCCTGCTGGCAGGTTGCCTGATACAGGCTTGCGAAAAAGATATTAACGTAAACCTGCATCAGCAGGAAGAAAAACTCGTAATCGATGGTAAAATTGAAAATGGTAGATACCCGTACGTCGTACTGTCCAACAGCTTGGACTACTACGCCCAAATATCAGTATCCACCTTGCTGAAATCATTCGTGCACCATGCCGAAATCATCGTGTCAAATGGCAACAGCACCATGAAATTGAAAGAATATGCAGAACCAATCGCGCCAGGCATCAGCCTATACCACTACTCGGTAGACAGCACCGCACTGAATACCGCCTTCAAAGGCCAATTCAATGCCACATACAGCCTGGAAGTAAAAGTGGATGGCAAAGTGTATAAAGCAAACACCTCCATCCCCGCCAACAACATGGTCCTCGATTCCGCCTGGTGGAGACGCGCCAGGGTCAATGACGATACCAGCTACGCAAGACTGGCCATCAAAGTCACCGACCCCGCCACCTCCGGCAACTATGCCAGGTACTTCACCAAAAGGAACACAGAACCATACCTCCCCGGACTCACCTCCGTACTCGATGACCAGGTAGTAAACGGTACCACCTTCGAACTGTCAGTAGATGCAGGCGTAGACCGGACAAAAAAATTAGATAAAGACACTTACAGCTATTTCAAAAGAGGAGATACTGTCACGATAAAATTCTGCAACATAGACAAAAATACCTACGACTTCTGGCGTACCCTCGACTACGCCTATGTCAACACCGGTAATCCCTTTGCCTCACCGGTACAGATCATAGGCAACATCCCGGGAGCATTAGGATACTGGGGGGGATATGCAGCAGTTTATAAAACGATAAGAATAAAAAAATAA